The following coding sequences lie in one Pectobacterium sp. A5351 genomic window:
- a CDS encoding DUF2732 family protein has product MRNAEVKTMQVAGSEALVALLGKARLEEKKDQHWSFAQRLAALALHAQQKEFSAAEVIELMRKEAERFEHSSQEIIV; this is encoded by the coding sequence ATGAGAAATGCAGAAGTTAAAACGATGCAAGTAGCTGGTAGTGAGGCGCTTGTCGCTCTGCTGGGAAAAGCACGTCTGGAGGAAAAAAAAGACCAGCATTGGTCGTTTGCTCAACGTCTTGCAGCGCTGGCACTCCACGCACAGCAAAAAGAGTTTTCAGCCGCAGAGGTTATCGAGTTGATGCGCAAAGAGGCTGAGCGGTTTGAGCACTCGTCACAGGAGATCATCGTATGA
- a CDS encoding siphovirus Gp157 family protein, which yields MSLSVLKSAATSVKLDSVLIHVKNLEGQEETCDKEIKRLSDRKKSFGNQAKHLKQYILNCLLAANLDKIKTTKNTFTARKGVVNVVIDNESLVPDDFVNVQTITTPDKKAIKEAIESAEAAVVEITARGEIPPDELLNPVPGAHIEIGARALQIR from the coding sequence ATGTCACTGTCCGTTTTAAAGTCAGCAGCGACATCGGTTAAATTAGATTCCGTTCTGATTCACGTTAAAAACCTGGAAGGCCAAGAGGAAACCTGCGACAAAGAAATTAAGCGCTTAAGTGATCGTAAAAAATCATTTGGCAATCAGGCAAAGCACCTGAAGCAATACATTTTAAATTGCCTGCTGGCGGCCAATCTCGACAAAATCAAAACAACAAAGAACACATTTACTGCGCGAAAAGGCGTGGTAAATGTGGTTATCGATAATGAATCACTTGTGCCTGACGACTTCGTTAACGTACAGACAATCACAACGCCAGACAAGAAAGCCATTAAGGAGGCGATAGAATCCGCAGAGGCGGCGGTCGTGGAAATAACCGCACGTGGCGAAATCCCGCCTGATGAGTTGTTAAATCCGGTACCCGGTGCGCACATCGAGATTGGCGCGCGCGCTCTGCAAATTCGGTAA
- a CDS encoding phage filamentation protein Fil family protein gives MISTARLLKEKSPSPQDNNGWLELPNGKRFQPTPAQAYFAPWSRRPYMPAPKKRRWFARLMGIAA, from the coding sequence ATGATTAGCACAGCGCGTTTATTAAAAGAAAAATCACCATCCCCGCAAGATAATAACGGCTGGCTGGAATTACCAAACGGCAAGCGTTTCCAGCCAACCCCAGCGCAGGCTTATTTTGCACCGTGGAGCAGAAGGCCGTATATGCCAGCGCCTAAAAAGCGTCGCTGGTTCGCCCGTTTAATGGGTATTGCGGCGTAA
- a CDS encoding DNA adenine methylase: MGYLGSKAASGAYQKIISNMPPHDIYVETHLGGGAVMLNKPPARLNVGVDIDPITVEEFCQFNPEFVDTLDTQLRIINEDAVDFLQSHDLEAMGRTLIYADPPYLPETRTGNARYRHEYTVDDHRELIAILRQCPYYVMISGYPSSLYDELLHDWRAIEFQVMTRGGVRTEKLWMNFPEGAAYSAAFAGKDYIDRQRIKRKAERWAAKYQAMTPAERLAVMAALCEVDGRRQNN; encoded by the coding sequence ATGGGATATCTGGGAAGTAAGGCCGCGTCAGGCGCGTATCAGAAAATAATTTCCAACATGCCACCGCATGATATTTACGTTGAAACTCACCTGGGTGGCGGTGCCGTCATGCTGAATAAGCCGCCCGCGCGGCTGAATGTTGGTGTTGATATTGACCCGATCACCGTTGAAGAGTTTTGTCAGTTTAATCCTGAGTTTGTAGACACGCTAGATACTCAGCTACGGATCATCAATGAGGATGCTGTTGATTTTCTGCAAAGTCACGACCTTGAGGCAATGGGTCGCACGCTGATTTACGCAGACCCGCCGTATTTGCCAGAAACCAGAACCGGCAACGCACGTTATCGGCATGAATACACGGTTGATGATCATCGTGAGTTGATCGCTATTCTGCGGCAATGCCCGTATTACGTGATGATTTCCGGCTATCCGTCGTCGCTTTACGACGAGTTATTGCACGACTGGCGCGCTATCGAGTTTCAAGTAATGACGCGTGGTGGTGTCAGGACGGAAAAGCTATGGATGAATTTCCCAGAAGGTGCGGCATATAGTGCGGCGTTTGCTGGTAAAGACTATATCGATCGGCAGCGCATCAAGAGAAAAGCGGAAAGATGGGCGGCTAAGTATCAGGCGATGACGCCAGCGGAACGGCTGGCGGTGATGGCTGCGTTATGTGAAGTTGATGGAAGAAGGCAAAATAATTAG
- a CDS encoding replication endonuclease has translation MSEQWAYPWNAPRPAISIPQGIADSFSPFATNTTEPHPAVEQHLKRLVSRAAFSDLDFDQAVARLDYFEPNATLLTMRRQFAEAERDEHQSTLQNWMETPEGVECRLLEQPFFIRDTYRKKIEWLRENREPRHVSAFFMGTVKKALLRLDAVRAKQGVRNGFTSELASYWRARWMHLAEFTKHEAINAGHAIAASIAEMFETECGNTLPSDMTNDEIQALFWHLGREMLALRVTPPCWGVIIGDNESKKRICSAILRIISPEWWGRKLWRLRCEWRENQFRAIGVIHKKRMPYVSIDALNQWQEQRRKNREFFKAHELVDEDGNVASLENMVYASISNPVIRRHELMTRMAGVEMVAISRSDEGVFLTITCPSRYHATIQSGHQNPKWDTSSPRQGQRYLCKTWAKAMSKLNRRGLRPYGFRVAEPHHDATPHWHVLLFMPPEDRKEITEILREYFIAVDRAELGRNTGARFKAKRLDPKKGSATAYVAKYISKNIDGYALDGELDGETGKPLRETAKFAMAWASQHNIRQFQPFGLPPVTVWRELRKLANQLTAVQKEAGTFKRGTAQLADPAMDAVLASADAGCFATYIEKQGGVLIPRELYTVRIAYEEADEQNDYGETPEKIFGVFSPRLGELSRICTRLVKWKIRKKQAADAGANDSAGRGLAVTSPTGDAWSSVNNSTGDEKISISEPADREIGSTSEPENIDFEHMTDMERRGLLNRLRSQPPDRRHKERSSTTQPHKESEKQTVSKRSDDWRASVADFARSLGWDISDGELRRLETGNAIALAGYAYIASADGCLYRAQTKKQKDAEYQDRAASLLQRIATLRDVS, from the coding sequence ATGTCCGAACAATGGGCTTATCCGTGGAATGCGCCACGTCCAGCGATCTCCATACCACAGGGGATCGCTGATTCCTTTTCTCCCTTTGCCACAAATACCACCGAGCCACACCCAGCAGTCGAGCAACACCTTAAGCGACTGGTATCACGCGCTGCTTTCTCCGATCTGGATTTTGATCAGGCCGTCGCGCGGCTGGACTATTTCGAGCCTAATGCAACGTTACTGACGATGCGCCGTCAGTTCGCTGAAGCTGAGCGGGATGAGCATCAATCAACATTGCAGAACTGGATGGAAACACCGGAAGGTGTCGAATGCCGCTTGCTTGAACAGCCGTTTTTTATCCGCGATACCTACAGGAAAAAAATCGAATGGCTGCGCGAGAACCGCGAGCCGCGACACGTCAGCGCCTTTTTCATGGGAACCGTGAAAAAAGCCCTGCTGCGTCTGGATGCCGTGCGCGCCAAGCAAGGTGTGCGTAATGGTTTTACGTCAGAGCTTGCCAGCTACTGGCGCGCACGGTGGATGCATCTTGCCGAGTTTACGAAACATGAGGCGATTAACGCCGGTCATGCTATCGCAGCCAGCATCGCGGAAATGTTTGAAACCGAATGCGGCAATACTTTGCCCTCTGATATGACCAACGACGAGATTCAGGCGCTTTTCTGGCATTTAGGCCGTGAAATGCTGGCGCTACGTGTAACGCCGCCATGCTGGGGCGTGATCATTGGCGATAACGAATCAAAAAAACGTATTTGCTCCGCCATTCTGCGCATCATCAGCCCCGAATGGTGGGGGCGTAAGTTATGGCGTTTGCGTTGCGAATGGCGAGAAAACCAGTTCCGCGCCATCGGCGTGATCCACAAGAAACGTATGCCGTATGTCAGTATCGATGCACTGAACCAGTGGCAAGAGCAACGCCGTAAAAACCGCGAATTCTTTAAGGCGCATGAACTGGTTGATGAGGATGGCAACGTCGCATCGCTGGAAAACATGGTATACGCCAGCATCAGCAATCCTGTTATTCGCCGTCACGAACTGATGACGCGTATGGCTGGCGTTGAAATGGTTGCCATATCGCGCAGTGATGAGGGGGTTTTTCTTACTATCACTTGCCCGTCGCGCTATCACGCCACAATTCAGAGCGGTCATCAAAATCCCAAGTGGGATACCTCATCACCTCGGCAGGGGCAGCGTTATTTATGTAAGACGTGGGCTAAGGCCATGTCGAAACTGAACCGGCGCGGCCTACGTCCGTATGGCTTTCGCGTTGCAGAACCGCATCACGACGCTACGCCGCACTGGCACGTATTACTATTCATGCCGCCCGAAGACCGGAAAGAAATCACTGAAATTCTGCGTGAATACTTCATCGCTGTAGACCGTGCCGAGCTGGGGCGTAATACCGGCGCGCGCTTTAAAGCGAAGCGTCTTGATCCCAAGAAAGGTAGCGCCACTGCTTATGTGGCGAAATACATCAGCAAAAACATTGATGGCTACGCGCTGGATGGCGAGCTGGACGGTGAAACAGGAAAGCCTCTGCGTGAAACCGCAAAGTTTGCGATGGCTTGGGCGTCTCAACATAACATCCGGCAGTTTCAGCCGTTCGGCCTGCCGCCAGTCACAGTCTGGCGCGAGCTGCGCAAACTGGCGAACCAACTTACCGCAGTGCAGAAAGAAGCCGGAACCTTCAAACGTGGCACGGCACAGCTTGCTGATCCGGCAATGGATGCCGTGCTGGCATCTGCGGACGCAGGCTGTTTCGCCACTTACATCGAAAAGCAAGGCGGCGTACTGATCCCGCGTGAGTTATATACCGTGCGCATAGCGTATGAGGAAGCTGACGAGCAAAACGACTACGGTGAGACACCAGAAAAAATCTTTGGTGTTTTCTCCCCACGTTTGGGTGAGCTATCGCGCATCTGTACCCGTCTCGTTAAGTGGAAAATCCGCAAAAAACAGGCCGCAGACGCAGGCGCTAATGATAGCGCTGGGCGTGGTTTGGCTGTTACGTCGCCAACCGGCGACGCTTGGAGTTCTGTCAATAACTCTACGGGCGACGAAAAAATAAGCATTTCCGAACCGGCCGATAGAGAGATTGGCAGTACGTCAGAGCCAGAAAACATCGACTTTGAGCACATGACTGATATGGAACGGCGTGGATTGCTCAATCGACTTCGATCTCAACCGCCGGATAGGCGACATAAAGAACGCTCGTCCACAACTCAGCCGCACAAAGAGAGTGAAAAACAGACTGTTAGTAAACGGTCGGACGACTGGCGTGCCAGCGTTGCCGATTTCGCCCGCTCATTGGGTTGGGATATCAGCGACGGTGAGTTGCGGCGGCTGGAAACAGGCAATGCAATCGCGCTCGCTGGCTATGCATACATTGCTAGCGCTGACGGCTGTCTGTATCGAGCACAGACGAAAAAGCAAAAAGACGCGGAATATCAGGATAGAGCGGCGTCGCTGTTACAGCGGATCGCGACGCTGCGTGACGTTTCATAG
- a CDS encoding helix-turn-helix domain-containing protein, translating into MSTSKEEFLFLIGGRLREERETIGKSQSAIAEELGTTTRTWGKYERGETAPDGATLAFLSENYGMDTLYILTGKRTPDLGDISNDELELIKIYRAAPLAIKAAALAALTAGSSATASINVTGSGQRVAGRDYHEGKK; encoded by the coding sequence ATGTCAACTTCGAAAGAGGAATTTTTATTCCTTATTGGTGGGCGTTTGCGCGAAGAGCGGGAAACGATTGGTAAAAGTCAGAGTGCAATTGCAGAAGAATTAGGCACGACAACAAGGACTTGGGGAAAATACGAGCGTGGTGAAACTGCGCCTGATGGTGCAACGCTTGCTTTTCTTAGTGAAAATTACGGCATGGATACTTTGTATATCCTCACTGGAAAAAGAACCCCTGACCTTGGTGACATTTCTAATGACGAATTAGAACTGATCAAAATCTATCGCGCTGCACCATTGGCGATAAAAGCTGCCGCCTTAGCCGCGTTGACGGCGGGTAGTTCTGCAACAGCATCGATAAACGTAACGGGTAGCGGCCAGCGCGTAGCGGGCAGGGACTATCACGAAGGCAAGAAGTAG
- a CDS encoding DUF4224 domain-containing protein, with protein MTDLLTDDELIELTGYKYPSKQCAALTRSGISFITRRDGRPGVTWTAINASLSAAKAEHKEVEQPNFDAI; from the coding sequence ATGACCGACCTATTAACCGACGACGAGCTAATAGAACTGACGGGGTATAAATACCCATCAAAACAGTGTGCCGCCCTCACCCGCTCCGGCATTTCTTTTATTACCCGTAGAGATGGGCGACCAGGTGTTACGTGGACAGCAATTAACGCAAGCCTATCCGCTGCGAAAGCTGAGCATAAAGAAGTTGAACAGCCTAATTTTGATGCAATTTAA
- a CDS encoding phage integrase — translation MAVSKLPSGKWLCQCFPYGRDGKRVRKQFSTRGEALSYERRLMADKKGIDTTTSNITLKDLVQRWYDMHGKTLSSGDSRYTKLLSICERLGDPFAIDVDKNMFAVYRERRLKGEWNPKGKAVLKEATVNREYSYLRAVFSELKRMGEWDKENPLDGIRQFKEGDQELAFLYPDEIKRLLAACDESDNKDLGIIVRLCLATGARWSEAQDLKQSQILPNRVTFTRTKGNKNRTVPISEKMRSLLPKKRGALFTPAYESFKYAIKRAGIELPSGQLTHVLRHSFASHFMMNGGNILVLQQILGHSTITMTMRYAHFAPDHLDAAVTLNPFDSLEIDK, via the coding sequence ATGGCTGTAAGCAAACTCCCATCTGGCAAATGGCTTTGCCAGTGCTTTCCTTATGGCCGCGATGGTAAACGTGTCCGTAAACAGTTTTCTACCAGAGGCGAAGCGCTCTCTTACGAGCGCCGCCTTATGGCCGATAAAAAAGGCATCGATACCACAACCAGCAACATCACTCTGAAAGATTTGGTTCAGCGCTGGTATGACATGCACGGTAAAACGCTATCATCAGGCGATTCCCGCTACACAAAATTACTCTCCATTTGTGAACGGTTAGGCGATCCGTTTGCTATCGACGTTGATAAAAATATGTTTGCCGTGTACCGAGAACGACGCCTTAAAGGCGAGTGGAATCCGAAGGGGAAAGCCGTTCTGAAAGAAGCAACGGTTAACCGTGAATACTCTTACCTGCGTGCGGTCTTTTCCGAGCTGAAAAGGATGGGGGAGTGGGACAAAGAAAATCCGCTGGATGGCATACGCCAATTCAAAGAAGGTGATCAGGAGCTGGCATTTCTCTATCCAGACGAAATAAAGCGCCTGCTGGCCGCGTGTGATGAATCAGATAATAAAGATTTGGGTATCATCGTTCGTCTGTGCCTGGCTACTGGAGCACGATGGAGTGAGGCGCAGGATTTAAAGCAATCTCAAATCCTGCCAAACCGCGTTACTTTCACCAGGACGAAAGGCAACAAGAATAGAACAGTGCCAATTTCGGAAAAGATGCGCAGCCTGCTGCCGAAAAAACGCGGAGCGCTTTTCACCCCAGCCTATGAGTCTTTCAAGTACGCCATTAAACGGGCTGGCATTGAACTACCGAGCGGGCAGCTTACCCACGTTTTACGTCACTCATTCGCATCACACTTCATGATGAACGGCGGAAACATTCTGGTACTACAACAGATTTTAGGTCACAGCACTATCACGATGACGATGCGTTATGCCCACTTTGCTCCTGACCATCTGGATGCGGCTGTTACTCTAAATCCGTTTGATTCATTAGAAATAGATAAGTAA
- a CDS encoding Dam family site-specific DNA-(adenine-N6)-methyltransferase, with amino-acid sequence MIRPFIKWAGGKTRALPDLLPLLPKGDCLIEPFIGGASVFMNTDYRRYVLGDINPDLINLYQYAAYDTEQLIDTARGLFNSGNNVDAYNGHRLSFNYQKSNPSIFTAALFLYLNRHGFNGLCRYNNAGDFNIPFGKYRKPYFPEHEIRLFAEKANDTATIFICADFKETLLAHTEPGFVIYCDPPYLPASETDNFTQYYTSAFTSAQHSELAQLLWDMHRQYATPVVISNSDTPTTREIYQHYQFHEIAVQRSISANGITRGAAKEVIGVLGGSDD; translated from the coding sequence ATGATCCGCCCGTTCATCAAATGGGCGGGGGGTAAAACCCGCGCCCTGCCCGATTTGCTCCCGCTTCTTCCGAAGGGTGATTGTTTGATAGAACCGTTTATCGGCGGTGCATCTGTATTCATGAATACAGACTATCGCCGTTATGTGTTAGGTGATATCAATCCTGATTTGATCAACCTATATCAGTACGCTGCTTATGATACAGAGCAGTTAATAGACACGGCGCGCGGTCTATTTAATAGCGGCAATAATGTAGATGCGTATAACGGCCATCGACTGAGCTTTAACTATCAAAAATCAAACCCCAGCATATTTACAGCAGCGCTATTTTTATATCTGAATCGGCATGGATTCAACGGACTGTGCCGTTATAACAATGCTGGGGATTTCAATATACCGTTCGGGAAGTACCGTAAACCATACTTTCCTGAGCATGAAATACGGTTGTTTGCTGAAAAAGCTAATGACACGGCAACTATCTTTATTTGTGCTGATTTTAAAGAAACATTGCTGGCTCATACAGAGCCAGGCTTCGTCATTTACTGTGACCCCCCATATCTGCCAGCCAGCGAAACGGATAATTTCACTCAGTACTACACATCGGCTTTTACTTCCGCACAACACAGCGAGTTGGCTCAGTTGCTATGGGACATGCACCGCCAATACGCAACGCCTGTAGTTATCTCAAATAGCGACACTCCCACCACGCGCGAGATTTATCAACACTATCAGTTCCATGAAATCGCGGTTCAGCGATCTATCAGCGCAAACGGCATCACGCGCGGTGCTGCAAAAGAAGTGATCGGCGTGCTGGGGGGTTCTGATGATTGA
- a CDS encoding phage integrase central domain-containing protein yields MARKRKDPRDNALPPRVYRGKSKYEFHPVGGGSISLCPLDSPIPLIWEKYDAANNYREEKFTLERMAERFMQSPDFLDLASETQKDYRKYSAKIIPVFGGMSPDSIKPEHIRKYMDKRGVKSKTQANREKAFMSRVFRWGYERGLCKSNPCQGVKQFKEVARDRYVTDDEYNALYSVAAPVVQVAMEIAYLCLSRQGDVLSLTEGQILDQGIFIAQGKTGAKQIKAWTDRLRAAVTNARNLPIKPGISSMYIIHQPTGGRYTRDGFNSRWQQAKKDAATAFPHLSFDFTFHDLKAKGVSDLDGTLAEKQAISGHMTISQTARYDRKIPIVPVVGGQNKNSR; encoded by the coding sequence ATGGCTCGTAAACGCAAAGATCCCCGCGATAACGCATTGCCGCCGCGCGTGTATCGCGGGAAAAGCAAATATGAATTTCATCCCGTTGGCGGCGGCTCTATTTCACTATGCCCTCTCGATTCCCCCATTCCATTAATCTGGGAGAAATACGACGCGGCAAATAATTATCGTGAGGAAAAATTCACTCTGGAGAGAATGGCCGAACGATTTATGCAATCGCCGGACTTCCTCGACCTAGCGAGTGAAACACAAAAGGACTACCGGAAATACTCTGCGAAAATAATTCCAGTTTTTGGGGGGATGTCGCCGGACTCAATCAAGCCCGAACACATCAGGAAATATATGGATAAGCGTGGGGTGAAAAGCAAAACACAGGCAAACAGGGAAAAGGCGTTTATGTCACGCGTATTCAGGTGGGGATACGAACGGGGATTGTGTAAAAGTAACCCATGCCAGGGCGTTAAACAGTTCAAAGAAGTGGCGCGAGATCGTTACGTGACTGATGACGAGTATAACGCGCTGTACTCCGTCGCGGCGCCAGTTGTCCAGGTGGCTATGGAAATAGCCTATCTGTGCCTCTCTCGGCAAGGTGATGTTCTCTCGCTGACTGAGGGGCAAATATTAGATCAGGGGATTTTTATCGCTCAGGGAAAAACGGGCGCAAAACAAATCAAGGCATGGACGGACAGGCTGAGAGCCGCTGTAACAAATGCACGTAACTTGCCAATAAAACCGGGCATCAGCAGTATGTACATAATCCATCAACCGACCGGAGGGCGCTACACTCGCGACGGATTCAACAGCCGCTGGCAGCAAGCCAAAAAAGATGCGGCCACGGCGTTCCCACACTTGAGCTTTGATTTCACTTTTCACGATCTCAAGGCTAAAGGGGTTTCAGATCTCGATGGGACGTTAGCAGAAAAACAGGCAATATCGGGACACATGACAATCAGCCAGACAGCACGATACGACCGAAAAATACCGATCGTTCCTGTCGTGGGTGGTCAGAATAAAAATTCAAGATAA
- a CDS encoding 3'-5' exonuclease: MNNVMIDIEALGKKANAPVGSIGAVFFHPVTGELGERFYCRVDFENDMLNGAVPDGNTIKWWLRQSSDARAELISDDATPIWGALSAFSDWLTDHAESLETLHVWANSPSFDCTILKTAFERTDIDVPWNYWNERDVRTMKEAGFAIMDMGRFLSTAETIGVKHNALDDAISQVALVSAVMSRLVQNSGGEL; the protein is encoded by the coding sequence ATGAACAACGTCATGATTGATATTGAAGCGCTGGGGAAAAAAGCCAACGCGCCGGTGGGTTCAATCGGCGCGGTGTTCTTTCATCCTGTAACAGGTGAATTGGGTGAGCGTTTTTATTGCCGCGTCGATTTTGAAAACGACATGCTCAATGGTGCTGTGCCAGATGGCAACACCATTAAGTGGTGGTTGCGTCAGTCATCAGACGCCCGTGCTGAATTAATTAGCGATGATGCTACCCCTATTTGGGGCGCACTCAGCGCATTTAGCGACTGGCTGACAGATCACGCTGAAAGCCTAGAAACATTGCATGTGTGGGCGAATAGCCCGTCGTTTGATTGCACGATCCTGAAAACAGCATTTGAGCGAACGGATATTGATGTTCCGTGGAATTACTGGAATGAGCGTGACGTCAGAACGATGAAAGAAGCTGGGTTCGCCATCATGGATATGGGGCGCTTTCTCAGCACAGCAGAAACCATCGGCGTTAAACATAACGCGCTGGATGATGCGATCAGTCAGGTCGCGTTGGTTTCTGCGGTTATGTCTCGGTTGGTTCAGAATAGCGGCGGTGAATTATGA
- a CDS encoding BRCT domain-containing protein codes for MLFDEWKVSDNKEAFFIYVNAKNEKSPNHIVNLVHKDGFLQGYSINKRGYRTYSTDRIVKFFNSEDELFSFDESFDKNEYKENPVSSKVKTKKHGLEICFTGFDKSDKDELTKLAKENDFIVRAGVTAKLYFLCCGANAGWKKIKEANEKGCFILTKQQFLNFIETGEIPLDPTDDYEIDSGDILEKIKNVHDEVITTFRTVREPRRSSALLAVFVDGYASGWKFAVGTAFRDALDIKLTKVTFDGVQHDTWTQGNSFAFHRGDSFYSDRLGYSDWASFIKLPHAVLLKVKYDCYAGYETLASIDGKFTGDFIPYKQLTPKPLVDLPILIESQSYDAGVVTLEIYKPNDEKNKVTLWDTVTMTQDDLVALLQTGFFWKKEEGKKAERINLFSNKEII; via the coding sequence ATGCTATTTGATGAATGGAAAGTGAGTGATAATAAAGAAGCCTTTTTTATTTATGTTAATGCTAAAAATGAAAAATCCCCTAATCACATCGTTAACTTGGTACATAAAGATGGTTTTTTACAAGGGTACTCAATAAATAAAAGAGGCTATAGAACTTATAGCACTGACAGAATAGTTAAGTTTTTTAATTCAGAAGATGAATTGTTTTCATTCGATGAATCTTTTGACAAAAATGAATACAAGGAAAACCCCGTATCTAGCAAGGTAAAAACTAAAAAACATGGCTTGGAAATTTGCTTTACTGGGTTTGATAAAAGTGACAAAGATGAGTTAACTAAATTAGCTAAGGAAAATGATTTCATCGTGAGGGCTGGTGTTACAGCTAAACTTTATTTTCTTTGCTGTGGTGCCAACGCTGGTTGGAAAAAAATAAAAGAAGCTAATGAAAAAGGATGCTTCATCCTCACTAAACAGCAATTTCTCAATTTCATTGAAACGGGTGAAATACCATTAGATCCTACCGATGATTATGAAATTGATTCAGGGGATATTTTAGAAAAAATAAAAAACGTTCATGATGAGGTGATAACCACCTTTAGGACAGTAAGGGAACCACGAAGAAGTAGTGCGCTTCTGGCTGTATTTGTTGATGGCTATGCTTCCGGATGGAAGTTTGCAGTTGGCACCGCATTTAGGGATGCTCTTGACATTAAGTTAACTAAAGTCACCTTTGACGGTGTTCAGCATGATACCTGGACTCAAGGAAATTCTTTTGCTTTCCATCGTGGCGATTCATTCTACAGTGATAGATTAGGTTATAGCGATTGGGCTTCATTCATAAAATTACCACATGCCGTATTGTTGAAAGTTAAATATGACTGTTATGCTGGATACGAAACGTTAGCATCTATTGATGGAAAATTCACAGGGGATTTCATCCCGTATAAACAACTCACCCCTAAGCCACTAGTTGATTTGCCAATATTAATTGAAAGCCAGTCATATGATGCCGGCGTGGTTACTCTTGAAATATACAAGCCCAATGATGAGAAAAATAAAGTTACTTTGTGGGATACGGTGACTATGACTCAAGATGATCTAGTTGCATTATTGCAAACAGGTTTTTTTTGGAAAAAAGAAGAAGGAAAAAAAGCCGAACGCATTAATTTATTTTCTAACAAAGAAATCATTTAA
- a CDS encoding phosphoadenosine phosphosulfate reductase domain-containing protein — MIDARCFHDDTINVISVSGGKDSLAQWLLAVENGINHIPAFADTGHEHPQTMEYLDYLESKLGKIRRVHADFSRQIEGKRKFIAEKWPTTLVSECGFTDEQAASIIATALDTLHPTGIPFLDLCMWKGRFPSTKRRFCSTELKHEPIRLQVVEPITDAGFEVVSWQGVRAEESASRALLSEWESGFDLGPRISIYRPILHWKHADVFALAKRHGIKPNPLYEQGCSRVGCMPCIHARKSELAEIFRRWPEEVERVARWENLVAACSRRQNSTFFPSTNDPKKAERRIECISVESHGIHTYRDWALTTRGGQQFDLLGEAVDPMVCNSVYAGVCE, encoded by the coding sequence ATGATTGATGCGCGTTGTTTTCATGATGACACCATCAACGTTATTAGCGTCTCTGGGGGTAAAGATAGCCTGGCTCAATGGCTATTAGCTGTAGAGAACGGCATTAATCATATTCCCGCATTTGCTGATACCGGACACGAACACCCTCAGACGATGGAGTATCTGGATTATCTGGAATCTAAGCTAGGGAAAATCAGGCGTGTCCATGCTGACTTTTCTCGGCAAATAGAAGGCAAAAGGAAATTCATTGCTGAAAAGTGGCCTACGACGCTTGTTTCAGAATGTGGTTTTACTGATGAACAGGCCGCAAGCATTATCGCTACTGCGTTAGATACCCTGCATCCAACTGGTATTCCGTTTCTCGATCTGTGTATGTGGAAAGGCAGATTTCCATCAACGAAACGGCGTTTTTGCTCAACAGAATTAAAACACGAACCTATCCGGTTACAGGTTGTTGAGCCGATCACTGATGCGGGTTTTGAAGTGGTCTCCTGGCAAGGTGTTCGCGCCGAAGAATCCGCATCGCGTGCGCTTCTTTCAGAATGGGAATCCGGTTTTGATTTGGGGCCGCGTATAAGCATCTATCGCCCCATTCTTCACTGGAAACATGCTGATGTCTTTGCATTGGCAAAGCGGCACGGTATCAAGCCAAACCCCCTTTATGAGCAGGGGTGTAGCCGCGTTGGATGTATGCCGTGCATACACGCCAGAAAATCCGAGCTTGCTGAAATCTTTCGTCGCTGGCCGGAAGAAGTAGAGCGAGTGGCGCGCTGGGAAAACCTCGTTGCTGCATGTTCTCGTCGTCAGAATTCCACTTTCTTCCCATCAACAAACGATCCCAAAAAAGCGGAACGGCGCATTGAGTGTATTAGTGTCGAGTCGCACGGCATCCACACGTACAGAGATTGGGCGTTAACAACTAGGGGGGGGCAGCAGTTCGATTTATTGGGCGAAGCTGTCGATCCGATGGTTTGCAACAGCGTTTATGCTGGGGTTTGTGAGTAA